A section of the Coleofasciculus sp. FACHB-1120 genome encodes:
- a CDS encoding response regulator: protein MAKAKLPRRQAAAPAAQTAPAGKGSPTAPAAQKAGAVTQKILIVDDAKVIRASLPEMLPPGTFQVLEAKDGEEGLNLIRQERPNVIILDWILPRMSGWEVFGQLQASPELQMIPLVVISGRKAEVMEKLSEPFEYFEFLEKPFNEKHLNQAIQSAIAKAKLPRPQAGKPSAQTTAVVAGSTDASAEIKALNEKMAAMQAEIKGLKEQVAEIPALKKQLAQIMAFVKQKLS, encoded by the coding sequence ATGGCGAAGGCGAAACTGCCCCGGCGACAAGCTGCTGCGCCTGCTGCCCAAACAGCCCCAGCCGGTAAAGGCAGCCCAACAGCTCCCGCCGCTCAGAAAGCCGGAGCCGTAACTCAAAAAATCCTGATTGTTGATGATGCTAAAGTCATTCGGGCTTCATTGCCCGAAATGTTGCCTCCGGGAACCTTTCAAGTTTTAGAAGCAAAAGATGGCGAAGAGGGACTCAATCTCATCCGCCAAGAACGTCCGAATGTAATTATTTTGGATTGGATTCTGCCTCGGATGAGCGGTTGGGAAGTCTTTGGACAACTTCAAGCTTCACCCGAACTCCAGATGATTCCCTTAGTAGTAATCTCTGGGCGGAAAGCAGAGGTGATGGAGAAACTCTCAGAACCGTTTGAGTATTTTGAATTTCTAGAGAAGCCTTTCAATGAGAAGCACTTAAATCAGGCAATCCAGTCGGCGATCGCTAAAGCCAAATTACCACGCCCACAAGCTGGAAAACCTTCTGCTCAGACAACCGCAGTTGTTGCTGGCTCTACAGATGCATCTGCTGAAATTAAGGCATTAAATGAAAAAATGGCGGCAATGCAGGCTGAAATTAAGGGATTGAAGGAACAAGTGGCTGAAATTCCGGCATTGAAAAAGCAATTGGCTCAGATTATGGCTTTCGTCAAGCAGAAACTAAGTTAG
- a CDS encoding response regulator, translating into MAGHKILVIDDSRVIRNTVRDMLPPGNFEILEAKDGLEGMNLIYQSHPNLIMLDFLLPKMSGWEVFQQIQSKPELQSIPLVLMSGRKEEVTEKISEPFEHFEFIPKPFDQKQLIAAIKSAMAKSRNRPVVVPPTPQPVSKETVPPDSGAGSADIQQLNAKIAKMQAEMDALKKQVAAMAAVPSEVEGLKKQLAQIVTFIKQKLK; encoded by the coding sequence GTGGCAGGTCACAAAATTCTGGTGATTGATGACAGTCGAGTAATCAGAAATACAGTACGAGATATGTTACCTCCGGGTAACTTTGAAATTTTAGAAGCAAAAGACGGGCTGGAAGGCATGAATCTGATCTACCAGTCGCACCCGAACTTGATCATGTTAGATTTTCTCTTGCCCAAAATGAGCGGGTGGGAAGTGTTCCAGCAGATTCAAAGTAAGCCCGAACTTCAGTCAATTCCTTTAGTTTTAATGTCTGGTCGCAAAGAAGAGGTGACGGAGAAAATCTCCGAACCTTTTGAACATTTTGAATTCATACCCAAGCCTTTTGACCAGAAGCAACTAATTGCGGCTATCAAGTCAGCAATGGCAAAGTCGAGAAACCGCCCAGTGGTAGTACCGCCCACACCGCAGCCAGTCTCTAAGGAGACCGTTCCACCAGACTCAGGGGCTGGTTCAGCAGACATTCAGCAGTTGAATGCCAAGATTGCCAAGATGCAAGCTGAGATGGACGCCTTGAAGAAACAGGTGGCTGCAATGGCAGCAGTGCCTAGTGAGGTTGAGGGATTGAAGAAACAGCTAGCTCAAATTGTGACATTCATTAAACAAAAGCTGAAGTAA